The following DNA comes from Mucilaginibacter jinjuensis.
TTTTACACCTGCTGATTGCTGATCCTTATTCTCCAGCCAGATCGAGTATTTACCGTAGTAATAGCTTTGCACATCTTTCAATCCTAAAGCCTTGCAGCAATCGGCCAGCAATGTGGGGTTCATACTGCTGATGTTGTGCTTACTGTAATTATCGGCATCGTATTTACGCTGCACCCAGCCATTTACGCCGGTAAAGTTGGGCAAGGTGATAAACAGTGTACCTCCCGGTTTCAGAAAGTTTACGTGGCGGGCAATAATGTCTTTGGTATCATTAAAATGTTCGATGAGTCCGGCTGATAATACCAAATCATATTTCTGTTCAGAAGCATATTTAAACAGATCGCCCTCGATTACTTTAACGTCTTTGTCGGCCAGGTCATTGGCTGCTAAAACTTCATCCAAAACAGGCTTGTGTACATAGAAATCGAATAGCGTGGCATCAATACCAAAATACTTTTTCAGGAAAATAGCATAATAGCCAGGGAAGCCGCCCAGCTCAATAGCGGTAGTTATTTTATTGCTGGTTAAAATGTTTTTTAACAGCTTATGAAAAGTATATGTTGCCGGTACTTTAAAGGCAAGCCCTTTTTTTGATTCCCAGTAGTTTGCCCAAAAGTTACGATCGGTTAGTTCATTGCTCATCGGGCACAAAGAAAATGAAAAAAATTGAAGGCTGATATTTAACCCGCTTAATTATTACAACGATCTTATCGCAAAATACATACATAACCAGAAATTGGCGGATCGCCTGTGTTAAGATCAATGAGGTAGTAGTAAGAACCTACTGGTAACGGTTTGGATTTAAAGGTGCCATCCCAGGGTTTTGAATAACCAATTGATTGATAAACCAAACCGCCGTACCGGTTATAGATCTTCACACTACAATTGGGGAAGTTAACCAACTTGGGTACAGTCCAGGTATCGTTAACGCCATCGCCATTGGGGGTAAACACGTTAACATAAACATCTGGCCTGGGTACTACATTAACTGTAACGCTGGCATCGGCCGTGCAGCCACCTGCAGTACTGGTTGTTAATTTATACAAGGTAGTTTCGCTGGGCCTTGCAATTGGATTAGCGATGCCTGGGTTGCTTAAACCGGTTGTTGGGCTCCATGAGTAACCATTAACAGAACTATTGGCAATGGCATTAAGTTGTACACTTTGCCCCGGGTAAATTGTATAACTGCTATTATCAAAGTGCACTTGGGGCAGCGGTATCATGTTAACGGTGAAAGGATCACTTGTAACCGGTGTATAACAATAAGTGGCACCCGTTACAGTACAGGTTACTTTATCACCGTTTTTAAGTTTGTCGCTTGTATAAACAAGCGTGTTATCGCCTGTAATGGTATTACCGCCATCAAACTTGCCATTTATAAGCCATTTATAAATAGGGAGGTCGCCAACGTTTTTTGGGGTGGCTGTAAACGTTATGGTGGCACCTGTGCACACAATTGGAGTTAAAGTACTCACAGTTAACACTGGGTGCAATGTTGGATTAACCACAATATGAAAAGTTTGGGGCATTCCCATACAGTCGCCAACAGGTGTTACCGTTACGTTTGCCCGAAGGGGTTCGGTACCAGAATTTTTACCAATAAAAGACGGGATATCACCGGTGCCATTAGCAGCAAGGCCAATAGCTGTATTGTCATTTACCCATGTGTAGCTTTTGCCGGTTGTTTCTTCACTTCTGCCCTTAAATGTAATTTTTGCAGTTAGCGTATTATTACAAATGGTTTGGTTGCTCACATCTACATCGGGCAGGGGAGTTTGACTGCCCTTTATATCACCATAATATATGTTTTTTGACGGTATACCATCGGTATTAGCTTCTATAATTGCTGGGTAGTTGGGATGAACATTATCCGCAGACATGCGCACATAAATTGTTATTGTGGCAACCTTGCCATTAACTTGGGGTAACGTTAATAAGTGACTGAAACTCGCGGGATCATTTGGCGTAGTACTGATTTCAAACCCTGATATATAACCAATAAAAGTTGGTGGCGTATACGTATCGTCATACGCATTCACATACGGAGCTGATACTTGTAAATCGGATGTCAGATTATCCCCCGAGATTGTAAATTGCTGAAATGTAGTTGATGCTACGTGGGCACATGTTTTTATAGTGCCGCTAAGCGGGCCAACATTAATAACAGGAGAAGCAATGCCCTGCGTTTTTTTATGCGTAACGGCGTTATTATTTATAATACTGACCGTAGGGATAGGATCTAAAATGAAAAATTTGTTATTGTACACCAATCGTTGTTGCCCATAGGCAGCATTAAAAAGTATAAGCATGAAAGTAAATAATAATACTTTATGCATAGGTTAGGTACTTAGCGGTCAGTCAGTTCCACTAAATATAAGCAAAAAGTACCATAAAAAATAAAGGGGAACTATTTGTCCCCCTTGTTCTTATTTTAGCTCTTTCATAATCTCGCTAATGGCCTTATCCAATTGCGGATCGTTATTGTTTAGCCGGTCTGTAAACGTGGTGTTGATATTAATATCGGGTTTTACACCTTCTTTCTCTATGTCCTTACCATCGAGCGTAAAACAGCCCCAGGCAGGTATACGGTAGCTCGAACCATCAACCAGGCCTTTGGCACTGGTGAAAATGATCCAACGATAGGTTTCGCTACCAACAATTTTGCCGAGGCCAAGCGCCTTAAAACCAGTTGCCGTCATTTCGCCATCGCTGAGGGTTTGCTCGTTAACCAGCAAAATTATCGGTTTGGCTGCTGGTGTAAAGTTAGGCTGCTGTGTGCGCTTACCATCGCGGTACTGCCATTGAAGGTATGGGCGCTGTGATAAAAAGTTAAGCACAGCATCGTGCACATTGCCACCGGTATTGTACCGTAGGTCGAGTATCAGCGCGTCTTTCTTATACGCGTCCTCAACCATATCTTCCAGAAATTTCTCCAGATCGTCGGTGCCCATCGCTTTCATGTAAGCATAGGCAATACGGCCGTTACTTTTGCCGGTAACTTCTTTACGGTTATTTTCTATCCATTCATCGTACAGGTTACCTCGCAAATCGCCCGATGATTCCGGGTGTATTTTTACATCGATGCTCTTGCCCTGGCGATCAAACGTGAGCTGCAACTCATTATCTAACGATGGCTTGGTGAAGTAATAACTGCGGTCTTGTTTCTCATCAACAGATACACCGTTTACAGCGGTTAGTTTATCGCCCGGCTGCACATCCACACCTTTATGGTCGGCATTGCTGTTTTTAATTATGGCTAATACTTTATATGGCTCGTTATTATCAAAGCTGATACCCGTTTCCATCGTGCGATAACGCAGGGTAGTACGCTCTTCTGGTCCTGCGCTGTTAAAGCCCATGTGCGATGAGTTAAGTTCGCCCAGCATATCGTTCAGCATCAGGCGCAAATCGGCACGATTATTCAGATAGGGTACATAGGTTGCGTATTGTTTGTGAATGGCCGGCCAATCTACCCCATGAAAATTACCATCGTAATAATTCTCCTCTAACCCGGCCCAGGCTTCATCAAACATCTGCTTAAACTCACCATCAAGGTTACGGTCGAATTTGTAATTAAGGTCGATTTTATCAACCTTATTCTGGTCCAGGTTGAGCTTGTAGATGTTGCCACTCGCCAGCGCATAATACTTATCGCCGCTGCTTACAATGTCGTAGTTGCCAGCATCTGCACCGGTTACTTTTTCGGTTTTATTGTTTTCAAATGGTTCGATGGTGGTACGGAAAATACCACGTTTGCCTTCCATCTGATCTGATATATAATAAACAAATGTTTTGGTGCCTTTCTGTATCACATAAGGGTTACCCTGTGTGCCGAAGTTAGGGCTGATGAGCTCGATGCGTTTCATCAGGTTGTCGGTATCAATCGTAATATCTGCCGGTGGTTTGGGGGCAGGTTGCTGTGATACCGGTTTCTTATCGCCTGTTTTTTTGTCTTTAGTATCAACCGGTTTGGTTTCTTCTTTTTTCTCTTCTTTAAACAGGTCGTTAAACTTATCTAGCTTAAAATCTTCATCAAACTTTTGCAGCGGTATACGGTAAATATGTGCATCGTGCGGGCCATAAGGGTAAGCAGGCTGTGTACGCGAAGTAGCAAAATATACATACTTCCCATCCGGCGACCAGAATGGATCTGATTCTGTAACGCCTGTATTGGTGAGGTTAATGGTTTTGCGGCTGTTAACGTTATACGCAAAAATATCCAGTTCGAAATTGCGATAAGCAGTATAAAATACATACTCGTCATTAGGGGAAAATCCCGGTGCCGAATTTTGGAAGCCCCAGATCTCATCGTGTGCAACAGTTTTGCTGGTTAAGGTTTTCAGGTCCATCACCCTAACCTCGTCGCGGCCACTTAAGTAAACGCCTTGTGTGCGGTTTTTGTTAAGTGTCAATAAACGGTTGCTGCGTTTATCGCTTGTTATTTGTTTCTCGGTGCCTTTACCATCTGCGCTGATAGTATACCAGTTTACATAACCGTCTAATGTTTGGTTAAACAGCAGTGTACGGTTATCGGCAAGCCATTTTACCTCGGTTACCCGCTCTGAGTTACCGTGTTCAACGTGCTGAATAAATTTGCCTTCCACATCGCTTACAAATAATTCGCCGCGCGATACAAAAGCCAGTTTTTTACCATCTGCTGATGCATCCATCGCTTCGATATGGCCGGTAATTTCAAATTCCTGCTGCTTAGGTAAAACGTCGTTTCTGTATATGGCGAAGTTTAGCGTCTGTGTTTGTTTAGATGCCACATCATACACATACAATTGATAGTCTTTCTCAAAGGCTATTTTAGCCCCATTGGCACTAACATAAGGGCGTTTGATTGAAGTTTTAAAATCGGTAAGCTGAGTTTTAACGCCGTTGTTGAAGGTGTAAAGGTTGTACTCGCCATTAGCCTCGTCTGATACAAAATAGATATTACCTTTTTGATCCAGCGTAGCCCAGAAATCTTTACCAATCCAGTTGGTGTACTGTTTGTAGGCTTTGGTTTTAGGGTTGTACGATTGAATATCAGGGTTGTAAGCACCTTTATAATGTTTACGTTGCGGGAAGCGGTAACTCTCCCAGGTATTGCTGAAAAACAATTCGCCGGTTTGCGGATGTTCAAACACACCGTGTATTGTGTTAAAGTAGTTATCGAACAAGCGTACAGGCGTGCCGCCGTCTTTGCTCACTTTATAGGCACTAAAGCTATTGTATCTGCCCGATGTAAAGTAGATAGTTTTAGAATCCCAGCTCCAGGAATCAACCTCATCGCTGGCTTCGTGGTAGGTGAGCTGTTTAATATCGCCACCGGCCAACGGCATTACATATACATCGTTATTACCAAACTGATTGGATGAAAATGCCAGCCATTGCCCATCCGGCGATACCCGTGGACTGGTTTCCTGGCCCTGCATGGCGGTGAGCCTTACTGCTACCGGGTTATTTACATCTGCCTTCCATAAATCGCCCTCATAGCTGAAGATTATTGTCTTGCCATCAGGCGTTAAAGCCGGGTAAGATGTAAAGTAAACTTCCTGACGCTGGGCAGATGCCGATGCGTTGATTAAAAAAGCTGCAAACAAAAGCAGGTAAAGTTTTTTCATAAACATTGAGCTTTATTTCTGATACTAATAAAATGTATTTTTGGGCATGTTAAAAGTAGTGCATTTAAACACTTATGATGGTAATGGTGGCGCGGGCAAAGCCTGTTTAAGGTTAAACCGGGCACTGTTAGACGAAAATATTGATTCTAAAGTGATAGTACACTACAAGTTTGGTAAAAATAAGGATATAGGGACTTTTAATAATACGGTGTTGCAAAAAGGTTACGCAGCTGCCACTATTATTTTAGAACGTGTACTGGGTAAGGGTTACCTGAAGCCTAATATGCGCACCCCTTTTTCTTTTGCCTGGTTCGGGCGTTCTGTGATAGATCACCCGGATGTTAAGGCTGCCGATGTGATCCACCTGCATTGGGTTAACCATAGCTTTTTGAATCCATCGCACCTGGCAGAAATTGCTAAACTGAATAAACCCGTGCTCTGGACCTTCCACGACAGCAACGCCTTTACCGGCGGCTGCCATGTACGCTACACCTGCGACCATTACCAGCGCGAGTGTGGCTACTGCCCGTTGCTTAAAAAGAGTGAAGCCGATGATATATCAAACAAGATCTGGCATCAGAAAAACGAAACTTACAAGAAACTCAACTTTACCATTGTTGCCCCAAGTTCTTGGATGTTAAGCTCTGTTTTAATGAGCAGTTTGATGAAGGATAAGGCCATTAAACAAATCCCTAACACCTTAGATACCGGCATTTTTAAACCGCAGGACAAAAAGCAGGTACGTGCTGCTTTAGGTTTACCAACTGATAAATTTATCTTCCTGAGTGGTTTTATGCCATCGCGGAAAGATTTGCATAAGGGTACACAATACCTGATGGATAGTCTCGAAATGTTAAAGACTAATCGCGGGGTACATGCTGATGATATTGAACTGGTAATATTCGGCAACCGTAATACAGATCAATTACCGGTATTCCCATTCAAAACCACTTTCTTAGGGACTATTGGCAGCGAAAGCAAACTGGCCGAATGTTATGCCGCGGCAGATGCATTCCTGATCCCATCGCTGGAGGATAACCTGCCTTATACTGTAATGGAAAGCCTGGCTTGCGGCACACCCGTAATAAGCTTTACAACGGGCGGTATCCCGGATATGGTGAATCATGAGTACAATGGTTACCTGGCCGAATATAAATCGGCAGAGAGCTTTACAGCGGGTATGGAATGGGTGGTTGATTATCCTGATCAACAATTATTGCAGAAACAGGCACGACAAACCGTGATGCAGTATTTCAGTGAAGATACCGTTGCCAAAAAACATATTAAGTTATACGAGCAGGTTATTAAAACTACTGCTAAAGCCAAAACCAAAGCTTAATGTTTCAGCCCAAACTCAGCATCATTACCATTGTTTATAATAACGTTCGCGATATTGAGCGTACGTTGAAATCTATCATTTCGCAAACTTATACTAATATCGAGTATATCGTTATTGATGGCGCTTCGACCGATGGGACGCTGGAAATCCTCCATCAATACAAACAACATATCAACAAACTGATCACCGAGCCCGACAAAGGTATTTACGACGCCATGAACAAAGGCCTCGCCCTGGCAACCGGCGATTATGTATTGTTTATGAATTCGGGCGATGAGATCTATTCGCCCGAAACTGTAGCCAATGTTTTTGCATCATCTCCCGATGCAGATATCTACTACGGCGAAACAGAAATGATTAATGATGCGGGTGAAAGTCTCGGCCGCCGCCGCCACCAGGCTCCTGAACAATTTACCTGGCGAAAGTTTAAGTATGGCATGAGTATCAGTCACCAGGCTATCTGCATTAAACGTTCACTTGTTGAACCTTATGATAGCAAATATGATTTGAGCGCAGATATCGATTGGATATTAAAAGCTGCCAAAAAAGCTAAAAAGATTGTAAACGTACATCAGTACGTGGCTAAATATCTGGTAGGTGGGATGTCGAAAAAACGGCACCGCCAAAGCTTAATTGAGCGCTTTAATATTATGAAAGAGCATTATGGTTTACTACCAACTGTGTTTAATCATGGTGTAATTGCTTTTAATTTGGGTTGGTACTGGTTGAGGAATAGGAGAACGAATGATTGATTGGGCTAATCAATCATTGTGATTTGATCTTTGCCTATCTCTATGTAAAAAATATCCTTTAAAGTGAGAGATAGGATAAAAGACAAATATTTCTCAAAAATATTAAGCAATTCATTATTTGAGATATTTCCCAGAGTTACTTTTATTACTTTCCTGGGCGTTTGTTTGATAAAGTGTGTGTCTTTAAAATCACTATCTTTTGTTATTACAATCATAGAACCAGCATCTGCATATTTGCAAATTTCACTATCTGTAGTGTGCCACTTTTGAAGGATTTGATTAACGTGTGTAGAATTGCAATCAGGATGCTTATCTAAAAACTTAGACAAACTGATTGGTAAATGAACATCAACTAAAAAGCTGATCATTTTTTAAACTTCCAATAAAGATTTTCCAGACAGAACGACTTTGGCATAAGCGAGTGACGCTAATATGTCTTCTTTCTCTAATTCGGGATGATCGGTTATGATCTCATCAAATGACATACCTGATGCGATTAGATCAATAATTGCCTCAACCGGCCAGCGCATGTGTCGTATAGCTGGCTTGCCATGGCAGATGTCTGTATCAATAGTAATCCTGTCGATATGGTTTTCCATTAAGTAAATTTAAGTAATATATATCACAAACAAAAAAGGGCCGATAGCTTTCACTATCGACCCTTTCTATTCAAGCCAAACAGCTTTATTTTTTAACAGGCTTTTTCTTAGTCTCGGTATAAACTACACCACCAAGAGCTAATACTAATAATATTGATCCGGCTAATGAGATGCCTTCACCGGTGTAGTATGATGCCGGGTGGAAGATGAACTCAATTTTGTGGTTACCTACCGGGATTTGTGCGGCACGTAATACATAATCGGCACGGAAGTATGGTTTCTCTACACCGTCAATCAGCATTTTCCAGCCCTTATCGTAGTATATCTCAGAGAATACAGCCACCATAGTAGCTGTAGAACCACTTTGGTAAACCATGTGATCTGGAGAATAACTGGTTAGTGTTATGGTAGCAGCAGGGTCAACAATAGTTTGTTTCTCATCAATCAGACTGCGGAATTTCTTATCTACAATAGCCTCATCTTTTGGTGTAAAGCTGCTGATGATCTGCATTTCCTGATCTGCATTATTAACATAACGTACGCTTTTTACAAACCATGCATGGCCACAGGCTGTAGCATTAGTTTGCATACTTAAGGCTTGTGTTTTAGGATTAGCTGTGATAACATATTTGGTGTTCAGCATATCCAATACATCCTGGTTTAAGCTTTTGGTCATTTGATTATCAATCAACTCATCATAACGTTTTAAACGTGCTGCCGAATAACCACCAATTGACTTATAGAAGTAAGGTGTAATAGCATCTTGTTTAAGCGGCTGGGTTAAGTCGATCACACGGAAATCGGGATCTTTATCGCGCAGAATAAAGGTATCCACCTCACGGGGTTGTGGTTTCTGTATATCGGCTTTGGCAACAAAACTGTCGTCGCGCAGGTAACGTTTGTCGATCTGCCACATATCAACCAGAGTAACTGCTAATAAAATTAACGATAATACAGTAGCATTAAATTTCTGCTTGATAAATGCCCAAAGAACACCGAATGTAATAAGGATAAGCACGAGTGAACGGATAGCATCTGCACGTGCTAAACCGATACGGTCTTGTACTATTGCATTACCGATTGAATTAGCAAAATCGGCATCGCCTTTAAGTGCCTGGGTTAAATATTGAATAATTTGTAAGTGTTGCGGGCTTTTGAATGAAAAGAACAGATCTGGCATTACCGCTAAAAGCAATGTAAAACCACCAATAACATATAAAACTATTTTAAGCTTTTTGAAAATCTCGGTACGATCTTTAGTAACTATAATCTCGTTAATAGCAAGGAAAGCCATAACCGGGAAACATAGTGCCGCAATAACCATTATCGATTCTACTGCTCTGAATTTGTTGTATAATGGGAAGTAATTAAAGAACAGATCTGAGAAGAAAATAAAGTTGCGGCCATAAGATAGTAATACACTTAATATAGCAGCGGCCAATAGCCACCATTTAATACGATCTTTAACAATGAACAACCCGAGCACAAACAGGAAGCATACAATAGCACCGAAATAGAAAGGGCCTTCAGTAAATTGTTTATCGCCCCAGTAAGTAGAAATACCAATACCCGCCAACTGTTGTACATAACCAACGGCCTGGTCTTCAGGAATGCCTTTGTTAACAAAAGCTTTAACTACGGCAGAGTTATTATCAAGGGCAGCAAGGCCAGAGCCACCACCATAAAGGTTGGGTACCAAAACAGTAAATGTTTCGCCAACACCCTCGCTCCATTCGTAAGCATAATCTTTATCTAAACCATTGCCTGGTTCTTTAACTGATGATTTGGTAAGGTTTGATTTACCACGGATAGTATCATTGCTATATTCGGCAGTACTCCATAATGTTGATGCATTTACGGCTAATGCCAATAAAGTGGCAACACCAAGATAAGCCAGT
Coding sequences within:
- a CDS encoding S41 family peptidase, whose amino-acid sequence is MKKLYLLLFAAFLINASASAQRQEVYFTSYPALTPDGKTIIFSYEGDLWKADVNNPVAVRLTAMQGQETSPRVSPDGQWLAFSSNQFGNNDVYVMPLAGGDIKQLTYHEASDEVDSWSWDSKTIYFTSGRYNSFSAYKVSKDGGTPVRLFDNYFNTIHGVFEHPQTGELFFSNTWESYRFPQRKHYKGAYNPDIQSYNPKTKAYKQYTNWIGKDFWATLDQKGNIYFVSDEANGEYNLYTFNNGVKTQLTDFKTSIKRPYVSANGAKIAFEKDYQLYVYDVASKQTQTLNFAIYRNDVLPKQQEFEITGHIEAMDASADGKKLAFVSRGELFVSDVEGKFIQHVEHGNSERVTEVKWLADNRTLLFNQTLDGYVNWYTISADGKGTEKQITSDKRSNRLLTLNKNRTQGVYLSGRDEVRVMDLKTLTSKTVAHDEIWGFQNSAPGFSPNDEYVFYTAYRNFELDIFAYNVNSRKTINLTNTGVTESDPFWSPDGKYVYFATSRTQPAYPYGPHDAHIYRIPLQKFDEDFKLDKFNDLFKEEKKEETKPVDTKDKKTGDKKPVSQQPAPKPPADITIDTDNLMKRIELISPNFGTQGNPYVIQKGTKTFVYYISDQMEGKRGIFRTTIEPFENNKTEKVTGADAGNYDIVSSGDKYYALASGNIYKLNLDQNKVDKIDLNYKFDRNLDGEFKQMFDEAWAGLEENYYDGNFHGVDWPAIHKQYATYVPYLNNRADLRLMLNDMLGELNSSHMGFNSAGPEERTTLRYRTMETGISFDNNEPYKVLAIIKNSNADHKGVDVQPGDKLTAVNGVSVDEKQDRSYYFTKPSLDNELQLTFDRQGKSIDVKIHPESSGDLRGNLYDEWIENNRKEVTGKSNGRIAYAYMKAMGTDDLEKFLEDMVEDAYKKDALILDLRYNTGGNVHDAVLNFLSQRPYLQWQYRDGKRTQQPNFTPAAKPIILLVNEQTLSDGEMTATGFKALGLGKIVGSETYRWIIFTSAKGLVDGSSYRIPAWGCFTLDGKDIEKEGVKPDININTTFTDRLNNNDPQLDKAISEIMKELK
- a CDS encoding gliding motility-associated C-terminal domain-containing protein, giving the protein MHKVLLFTFMLILFNAAYGQQRLVYNNKFFILDPIPTVSIINNNAVTHKKTQGIASPVINVGPLSGTIKTCAHVASTTFQQFTISGDNLTSDLQVSAPYVNAYDDTYTPPTFIGYISGFEISTTPNDPASFSHLLTLPQVNGKVATITIYVRMSADNVHPNYPAIIEANTDGIPSKNIYYGDIKGSQTPLPDVDVSNQTICNNTLTAKITFKGRSEETTGKSYTWVNDNTAIGLAANGTGDIPSFIGKNSGTEPLRANVTVTPVGDCMGMPQTFHIVVNPTLHPVLTVSTLTPIVCTGATITFTATPKNVGDLPIYKWLINGKFDGGNTITGDNTLVYTSDKLKNGDKVTCTVTGATYCYTPVTSDPFTVNMIPLPQVHFDNSSYTIYPGQSVQLNAIANSSVNGYSWSPTTGLSNPGIANPIARPSETTLYKLTTSTAGGCTADASVTVNVVPRPDVYVNVFTPNGDGVNDTWTVPKLVNFPNCSVKIYNRYGGLVYQSIGYSKPWDGTFKSKPLPVGSYYYLIDLNTGDPPISGYVCILR
- a CDS encoding class I SAM-dependent methyltransferase yields the protein MSNELTDRNFWANYWESKKGLAFKVPATYTFHKLLKNILTSNKITTAIELGGFPGYYAIFLKKYFGIDATLFDFYVHKPVLDEVLAANDLADKDVKVIEGDLFKYASEQKYDLVLSAGLIEHFNDTKDIIARHVNFLKPGGTLFITLPNFTGVNGWVQRKYDADNYSKHNISSMNPTLLADCCKALGLKDVQSYYYGKYSIWLENKDQQSAGVKAFFKVLWLAGKVVTKIIPMESKLMSPYIVLTATK
- a CDS encoding DUF5615 family PIN-like protein, producing the protein MISFLVDVHLPISLSKFLDKHPDCNSTHVNQILQKWHTTDSEICKYADAGSMIVITKDSDFKDTHFIKQTPRKVIKVTLGNISNNELLNIFEKYLSFILSLTLKDIFYIEIGKDQITMID
- a CDS encoding DUF433 domain-containing protein, with the translated sequence MENHIDRITIDTDICHGKPAIRHMRWPVEAIIDLIASGMSFDEIITDHPELEKEDILASLAYAKVVLSGKSLLEV
- a CDS encoding glycosyltransferase, encoding MLKVVHLNTYDGNGGAGKACLRLNRALLDENIDSKVIVHYKFGKNKDIGTFNNTVLQKGYAAATIILERVLGKGYLKPNMRTPFSFAWFGRSVIDHPDVKAADVIHLHWVNHSFLNPSHLAEIAKLNKPVLWTFHDSNAFTGGCHVRYTCDHYQRECGYCPLLKKSEADDISNKIWHQKNETYKKLNFTIVAPSSWMLSSVLMSSLMKDKAIKQIPNTLDTGIFKPQDKKQVRAALGLPTDKFIFLSGFMPSRKDLHKGTQYLMDSLEMLKTNRGVHADDIELVIFGNRNTDQLPVFPFKTTFLGTIGSESKLAECYAAADAFLIPSLEDNLPYTVMESLACGTPVISFTTGGIPDMVNHEYNGYLAEYKSAESFTAGMEWVVDYPDQQLLQKQARQTVMQYFSEDTVAKKHIKLYEQVIKTTAKAKTKA
- a CDS encoding glycosyltransferase family 2 protein, with amino-acid sequence MFQPKLSIITIVYNNVRDIERTLKSIISQTYTNIEYIVIDGASTDGTLEILHQYKQHINKLITEPDKGIYDAMNKGLALATGDYVLFMNSGDEIYSPETVANVFASSPDADIYYGETEMINDAGESLGRRRHQAPEQFTWRKFKYGMSISHQAICIKRSLVEPYDSKYDLSADIDWILKAAKKAKKIVNVHQYVAKYLVGGMSKKRHRQSLIERFNIMKEHYGLLPTVFNHGVIAFNLGWYWLRNRRTND